One part of the Bdellovibrio bacteriovorus genome encodes these proteins:
- the hpt gene encoding hypoxanthine phosphoribosyltransferase: MTNLSLKPYLTEEQIQQKVKEIGATLSKKFKNEKVVAICVLKGSFMFYSDLVRNIEADITCEFFGVASYHGGTSSSGEVKVTLDLAGPVENCHVILVEDIVDTGLTMNYLKNAIQSRKPKSLTTVALLEKPDALKVKCDIDHVGFKIANEFVVGYGLDYQGYYRNLPYIAQVQNFQ; this comes from the coding sequence GCAGATCCAGCAAAAAGTGAAAGAGATTGGGGCTACCCTTTCCAAGAAATTCAAAAACGAAAAGGTCGTTGCGATCTGCGTTTTGAAGGGTTCTTTCATGTTCTACTCTGATTTGGTTCGTAACATCGAAGCCGACATCACTTGCGAGTTCTTCGGTGTGGCGTCTTACCACGGCGGCACTTCTTCTTCTGGCGAAGTGAAAGTGACTTTGGATCTGGCTGGTCCGGTTGAAAACTGCCACGTGATCCTGGTGGAAGACATCGTGGACACAGGTCTGACCATGAACTATCTGAAAAACGCCATCCAGTCCCGCAAACCAAAATCTTTGACGACTGTTGCCTTGTTAGAAAAACCGGATGCATTGAAAGTGAAATGTGACATTGATCACGTGGGCTTCAAAATCGCTAACGAATTCGTTGTTGGTTACGGTTTGGATTATCAGGGTTACTACAGAAATCTTCCTTACATCGCGCAAGTTCAAAACTTCCAGTAA